One segment of Primulina tabacum isolate GXHZ01 chromosome 14, ASM2559414v2, whole genome shotgun sequence DNA contains the following:
- the LOC142523704 gene encoding uncharacterized protein LOC142523704, whose product MNCFVWNARGLGNPRAFRELRRLVAKSNPSMMFICETKLYKSQYDSWRSYFQFKGIFSVECEGRKGGLVLLWKDMYDIKICSFFSGHIDCIVSAEQKFWRFTGFYGNPVTSLRYTSWQLLSKLYQIPELQQLPWLVGGDFNEIIFDSEKYGGSLKPQSQMTAFSDTINGCLLSDLNFKGDKFTWCSKRHNGDNIFERLDRFLGNAEWQMLFPLAEVTHLDFYS is encoded by the coding sequence ATGAATTGTTTCGTTTGGAATGCTCGTGGGCTTGGGAACCCACGAGCATTCCGAGAGCTCAGGCGCCTTGTAGCCAAAAGTAATCCCTCGATGATGTTTATTTGTGAAACTAAATTATATAAATCACAATATGATTCTTGGAGATCTTACTTCCAATTCAAAGGGATATTCTCTGTGGAGTGCGAAGGGCGCAAAGGTGGTTTGGTTCTGCTTTGGAAAGATATGTATGATATTAAGATTTGCTCGTTTTTTTCTGGCCACATTGACTGCATTGTATCGGCTGAGCAGAAATTTTGGAGATTCACTGGTTTCTATGGCAACCCGGTTACTTCGTTAAGATATACTTCTTGGCAACTCCTTTCCAAATTGTATCAGATTCCTGAACTCCAACAGTTGCCATGGCTTGTGGGTGGAGATTTCAATGAAATTATTTTCGACAGTGAAAAATATGGAGGTTCTTTGAAACCTCAATCTCAAATGACAGCTTTTAGTGACACCATTAATGGTTGTTTGTTGTCTGATTTGAATTTCAAAGGTGATAAATTTACTTGGTGCAGTAAACGGCATAATGGAGACAATATTTTTGAAAGGCTGGACAGGTTTCTTGGCAATGCTGAGTGGCAGATGCTATTCCCTCTAGCAGAAGTAACTCATCTTGATTTCTATAGCTAG
- the LOC142524705 gene encoding alpha-glucan water dikinase, chloroplastic-like isoform X2: MTGAVGNNLLLQYCFSPGRLERKRRINSSISIWRSTFFQPQASSKTHQLPLSIEFYGKRLTVKKHILRMGKQRAVTRSPHAVLATDPSSQLVEKFNLDGNVELQVEVSNPTSGYVAVVNIQVTSSGDNFVLHWGAVKSQNKKWILPQRRPAGTMVYQNQALRSPFVKSGSNAVLKLEIDDPSIQALEFLIFDESQNKWYKNNGGNIRVKLPARESRTKSVSVPEDLVQIQAYLRWERKGKPVYTPEQEKDEYEAARLELFEEIARGSSTQDLRTKLTSKNDISESEDKIVSGKKSNIPDDLVQIQAYVRWEKAGKPNYSAEQQLKEFEEAREELQVELDNGSSLEDIRKKIVKGEIKTQVARQLARKKFFMVERIQRKKRDVMQLLTKFSSEPKVQKASSEPQILSAVQQFAREKENHIADSVLSKTTYKLADKELLVLVANPSGKTKVYLATDLPESTVLHWALSERPGQWAAPPSSVLPADSVSLSKAAETKFSTNSVDNQPYKVQLLEIAIDDEKFVGMPFVLFSDGKWINNSGSDFYIDFRAESKKVEKDAGDGRGTSKALLGKIAKLESEAQKSFMHRFNIAADLMEEATNAGELGLAAILVWMRFMATRQLIWNKNYNVKPREISKAQDRLTDLLQKVYRSHPQYCEILRMIMSTVGRGGEGDVGQRIRDEILVIQRNNECKGGMMEEWHQKLHNNTSPDDVVICQALIDYIKSDFDISIYWKTLKDNGITKERLLGYDRGIHSEPNFRRDQKDGLLRDLQNYMRTLKAVHSGADLEAAIANCMGYRAEGEGFMVGVKINPVPGLPSGFQELLQFILVNIEEKNVEALLEGLLEAREELRPMLSQSNERLRDLIFLDIALDSAVRTAVERGYEELSNASPEKIMYFISLVVENLALSVDNNEDLIYCLKGWNLALSMLKSSDDHWALFAKSVLDRTRLALAGKAESYHQLLQPSAEYLGALLGVDQGAVDIFTEEIIRGGSAASLSSLVNRLDPILRQTAHLGSWQVISPIEAIGYVVVVDELLSVQNKSFSKPTILVAKSVRGEEEIPDGAVAVLTPDMPDVLSHVSVRARNSKVCFATCFDSNILADIQAKEGKLLLLKPSSADVVYSEMQEDDLESPADTKIVSSAPLVALVRKQFVGRYAIRSEEFSSDMVGAKSRNIAHLKVEVPSWINVPTSVALPFGVFETVLSDYLNEVVATKLQVLKTRLEGGDFSALGEIRNTVLELSAPPQLVKELKDVMQLSDMPWPGDEGSQRWEQAWMAIKKVWASKWNERAYFSTRKVKLDHDYLCMAVLVQEIINADYAFVIHTTNPSSGDSSEIYAEVVKGLGETLVGAYPGRALSFICKKNDLNSPQVLGYPSKPVGLFIKRSMIFRSDSNGEDLEGYAGAGLYDSVPMDEEEEVKLDYSSDPLIVDKDFRHTILSSIAQAGSTIEGIYGSAQDVEGVVKDGKIYIVQTRPQM, translated from the exons ATGACCGGTGCTGTAGGGAATAACTTGTTGCTTCAGTATTGCTTTTCTCCTGGCAGACTTGAGCGTAAGAGGAGAATCAATTCTTCGATTTCAATTTGGAGAAGTACTTTTTTCCAGCCTCAAGCAAGTTCAAAAACACACCAACTGCCTTTATCAATTGAATTCTATGGCAAGAGATTGACTGTGAAAAAACATATATTACGAATGGGAAAGCAGCGTGCTGTTACGAGGTCACCTCATGCTGTTTTGGCCACCGATCCATCATCTCAG CTTGTAGAgaaattcaacctggatggaaATGTTGAATTACAG GTTGAAGTAAGTAACCCAACATCAGGATATGTGGCAGTGGTAAATATTCAAGTAACAAGCAGTGGAGACAACTTTGTTCTACATTGGGGAGCTGTAAAATCTCAAAACAA AAAGTGGATATTGCCGCAGCGTCGTCCAGCTGGAACCATGGTGTATCAGAATCAAGCACTTAGGAGTCCTTTTGTGAAA TCCGGATCAAATGCAGTCCTGAAATTAGAGATAGATGATCCTTCAATACAAGCTCTGGAGTTTCTTATTTTTGATGAATCCCAAAATAAATG GTACAAGAACAATGGCGGAAATATTCGTGTTAAATTGCCAGCAAGAGAATCAAGGACAAAAAGTGTTTCAGTTCCTGAGGATCTTGTGCAAATTCAGGCATATTTGAGGTGGGAAAGGAAGGGAAAACCAGTTTATACCCCAGAACAAGAGAAG GATGAGTATGAGGCTGCTCGGTTGGAGCTGTTTGAAGAAATAGCCCGGGGTTCTTCAACACAGGACCTTCGAACAAAGTTAACAAGCAAAAATGATATTAGCGAGAGCGAGGATAAAATTGTTTCAGGAAAAAAGAGCAATATTCCGGATGATCTTGTTCAAATACAAGCGTATGTAAGATGGGAGAAAGCAGGCAAGCCAAACTATTCTGCAGAACAGCAACTA AAAGAATTTGAAGAAGCAAGAGAAGAGTTGCAGGTCGAGCTAGACAATGGATCTTCCCTTGAGGACATACGAAAGAAGATAGTCAAAGGAGAGATAAAAACTCAAGTTGCTAGGCAACTGGCGAGAAAGAAATTTTTCATGGTAGAACGAATTCAACGCAAGAAAAGGGATGTAATGCAGCTTCTGACTAAGTTTTCCTCTGAGCCAAAAGTGCAAAAGGCCTCCTCAGAACCACAAATACTCTCTGCAGTTCAACAGTTTGCAAGGGAAAAGGAGAATCACATTGCTGACTCTGTCTTGAGCAAAACAACTTATAAGCTTGCTGATAAGGAACTTCTG GTGCTTGTAGCAAATCCCTCTGGAAAGACGAAAGTTTATCTGGCAACGGATCTTCCGGAATCTACTGTTCTTCATTGGGCTTTATCTGAAAGACCTGGGCAATGGGCT GCTCCTCCTTCAAGCGTACTGCCGGCTGATTCAGTTTCTTTGAGTAAGGCTGCCGAAACAAAATTTTCAACCAATTCTGTTGATAATCAACCTTACAAG GTCCAATTGTTAGAGATCGCGATTGATGATGAAAAATTTGTGGGGATGCCATTTGTTCTTTTTTCTGATGGGAAATGGATAAATAACAGTGGGTCAGATTTTTACATCGACTTTAGAGCTGAATCTAAGAAGGTTGAAAAG GATGCTGGGGATGGCAGAGGGACATCAAAAGCTCTGTTAGGTAAAATAGCAAAATTAGAGAGTGAAGCACAAAAGTCCTTTATGCATCG ATTCAATATTGCAGCAGACTTGATGGAAGAGGCAACAAATGCCGGTGAACTCGGTCTTGCTGCGATTCTCGTGTGGATGAGATTCATGGCTACTAGACAACTCATATGGAACAAAAATTACAATGTAAAACCACG TGAGATAAGCAAAGCTCAGGATAGGCTTACGGATTTGCTGCAGAAAGTCTACAGAAGTCATCCACAATATTGTGAAATTTTACGTATGATTATGTCTACTGTTGGTCGTGGAGGTGAAGGTGATGTTGGGCAACGTATAAGGGATGAAATTTTAGTCATTCAG AGAAACAATGAGTGCAAGGGTGGGATGATGGAGGAATGGCACCAAAAGCTACACAATAACACTAGTCCAGATGATGTTGTTATCTGTCAG GCATTGATTGACTATATTAAGAGTGACTTTGACATTAGTATTTATTGGAAGACCTTAAAGGATAATGGGATAACAAAAGAGCGCCTTCTTGGTTATGACCGTGGCATCCACAGTGAACCAAATTTTAGAAGAGATCAGAAGGATGGACTGTTGCGTGATCTTCAAAATTACATGAGAACTCTGAAG GCAGTTCATTCAGGGGCGGATCTAGAGGCTGCTATAGCAAATTGTATGGGATACAGAGCTGAG GGAGAAGGATTCATGGTTGGAGTGAAGATAAACCCAGTCCCGGGCCTGCCATCCGGATTTCAG GAACTTCTTCAATTTATTCTGGTGAatattgaagagaaaaatgTTGAAGCCCTTCTCGAG GGATTGCTAGAAGCTCGGGAGGAGCTTAGACCGATGCTTTCCCAATCCAACGAACGGCTTAGGGATCTTATATTCCTGGATATTGCCCTTGATTCTGCAGTTAGGACAGCTGTCGAACGTGGATATGAAGAACTGAGCAATGCAAGTCCTGAG AAAATCATGTACTTCATCTCTCTAGTTGTTGAAAACCTTGCGCTTTCAGTGGACAATAATGAGGACCTTATTTACTGCTTGAAG GGTTGGAATCTAGCTTTGAGCATGTTGAAGTCCAGCGATGATCACTGGGCATTGTTTGCCAAATCAGTCCTTGACAGAACAAGGCTTGCACTTGCAGGCAAGGCCGAGTCATATCATCAACTACTGCAACCATCTGCTGAGTATCTAGGTGCCCTGCTTGGCGTGGATCAGGGGGCA GTCGATATTTTTACTGAAGAAATTATTCGAGGTGGGTCAGCTGCTTCATTGTCATCCCTTGTTAATAGACTTGATCCGATTCTCCGACAAACCGCCCATCTAGGAAG CTGGCAGGTCATTAGCCCCATTGAAGCTATTGGATATGTTGTTGTGGTTGATGAGTTGCTGTCTGTCCAGAACAAATCTTTCTCAAAACCTACAATTTTGGTGGCCAAATCTGTTAGAGGGGAGGAAGAAATTCCTGATGGTGCTGTGGCAGTACTGACCCCAGATATGCCTGATGTTCTATCCCATGTTTCTGTTCGGGCAAGGAATAGCAAG GTTTGTTTCGCCACGTGCTTTGATTCCAATATATTGGCTGATATCCAGGCAAAGGAAGGAAAGTTATTACTCTTAAAACCTTCATCTGCAGATGTAGTATACAG TGAGATGCAAGAGGATGATCTAGAAAGTCCAGCTGacaccaaaattgtttcttctgCACCACTTGTGGCTTTGGTTAGAAAGCAATTTGTGGGAAGATATGCAATACGTTCTGAGGAATTTTCCAGTGATATG GTTGGAGCCAAATCACGCAATATTGCTCATCTTAAAGTGGAAGTGCCGAGTTGGATCAATGTTCCAACTTCGGTTGCCCTGCCATTTGGTGTCTTTGAAACAGTCCTTTCAGATTATTTGAACGAG GTAGTGGCTACTAAGTTGCAAGTTCTAAAAACAAGATTAGAAGGAGGAGATTTCAGTGCACTTGGTGAAATTAGAAACACGGTTCTTGAACTTTCAGCTCCACCTCAGTTG GTCAAAGAGCTTAAAGATGTGATGCAACTGTCTGACATGCCTTGGCCTGGTGATGAAGGTTCACAAAGATGGGAACAAGCATGGATGGCCATAAAGAAG GTATGGGCTTCTAAATGGAACGAGAGGGCATACTTCAGCACGAGAAAAGTGAAACTTGATCATGACTATCTTTGCATGGCTGTCCTTGTCCAagaaataataaatgctgattATGCATTTGTTATCCACACTACTAATCCGTCTTCTGGGGATTCATCAGAAATATATGCCGAG GTGGTTAAGGGGCTTGGAGAAACGCTGGTGGGAGCATATCCAGGCCGTGCTTTGAGCTTTATTTGCAAGAAAAATGATCTCAATTCTCCTCAG GTTTTGGGTTACCCCAGCAAACCTGTTGGCCTTTTTATAAAGCGATCTATGATATTCAGATCAGATTCGAATGGTGAAGATCTAGAAGGTTATGCTGGCGCTGGGCTTTATGACAG TGTGCCAATGGATGAAGAGGAAGAAGTAAAGCTTGATTACTCATCTGATCCATTGATTGTTGATAAAGACTTCCGGCATACAATCCTCAGCAGCATAGCCCAAGCAGGAAGTACTATTGAGGGTATTTACGGATCTGCACAAGACGTTGAAGGTGTCGTTAAGGACGGTAAGATTTACATTGTCCAAACGAGGCCTCAGATGTGA
- the LOC142524705 gene encoding alpha-glucan water dikinase, chloroplastic-like isoform X1: MTGAVGNNLLLQYCFSPGRLERKRRINSSISIWRSTFFQPQASSKTHQLPLSIEFYGKRLTVKKHILRMGKQRAVTRSPHAVLATDPSSQQLVEKFNLDGNVELQVEVSNPTSGYVAVVNIQVTSSGDNFVLHWGAVKSQNKKWILPQRRPAGTMVYQNQALRSPFVKSGSNAVLKLEIDDPSIQALEFLIFDESQNKWYKNNGGNIRVKLPARESRTKSVSVPEDLVQIQAYLRWERKGKPVYTPEQEKDEYEAARLELFEEIARGSSTQDLRTKLTSKNDISESEDKIVSGKKSNIPDDLVQIQAYVRWEKAGKPNYSAEQQLKEFEEAREELQVELDNGSSLEDIRKKIVKGEIKTQVARQLARKKFFMVERIQRKKRDVMQLLTKFSSEPKVQKASSEPQILSAVQQFAREKENHIADSVLSKTTYKLADKELLVLVANPSGKTKVYLATDLPESTVLHWALSERPGQWAAPPSSVLPADSVSLSKAAETKFSTNSVDNQPYKVQLLEIAIDDEKFVGMPFVLFSDGKWINNSGSDFYIDFRAESKKVEKDAGDGRGTSKALLGKIAKLESEAQKSFMHRFNIAADLMEEATNAGELGLAAILVWMRFMATRQLIWNKNYNVKPREISKAQDRLTDLLQKVYRSHPQYCEILRMIMSTVGRGGEGDVGQRIRDEILVIQRNNECKGGMMEEWHQKLHNNTSPDDVVICQALIDYIKSDFDISIYWKTLKDNGITKERLLGYDRGIHSEPNFRRDQKDGLLRDLQNYMRTLKAVHSGADLEAAIANCMGYRAEGEGFMVGVKINPVPGLPSGFQELLQFILVNIEEKNVEALLEGLLEAREELRPMLSQSNERLRDLIFLDIALDSAVRTAVERGYEELSNASPEKIMYFISLVVENLALSVDNNEDLIYCLKGWNLALSMLKSSDDHWALFAKSVLDRTRLALAGKAESYHQLLQPSAEYLGALLGVDQGAVDIFTEEIIRGGSAASLSSLVNRLDPILRQTAHLGSWQVISPIEAIGYVVVVDELLSVQNKSFSKPTILVAKSVRGEEEIPDGAVAVLTPDMPDVLSHVSVRARNSKVCFATCFDSNILADIQAKEGKLLLLKPSSADVVYSEMQEDDLESPADTKIVSSAPLVALVRKQFVGRYAIRSEEFSSDMVGAKSRNIAHLKVEVPSWINVPTSVALPFGVFETVLSDYLNEVVATKLQVLKTRLEGGDFSALGEIRNTVLELSAPPQLVKELKDVMQLSDMPWPGDEGSQRWEQAWMAIKKVWASKWNERAYFSTRKVKLDHDYLCMAVLVQEIINADYAFVIHTTNPSSGDSSEIYAEVVKGLGETLVGAYPGRALSFICKKNDLNSPQVLGYPSKPVGLFIKRSMIFRSDSNGEDLEGYAGAGLYDSVPMDEEEEVKLDYSSDPLIVDKDFRHTILSSIAQAGSTIEGIYGSAQDVEGVVKDGKIYIVQTRPQM, encoded by the exons ATGACCGGTGCTGTAGGGAATAACTTGTTGCTTCAGTATTGCTTTTCTCCTGGCAGACTTGAGCGTAAGAGGAGAATCAATTCTTCGATTTCAATTTGGAGAAGTACTTTTTTCCAGCCTCAAGCAAGTTCAAAAACACACCAACTGCCTTTATCAATTGAATTCTATGGCAAGAGATTGACTGTGAAAAAACATATATTACGAATGGGAAAGCAGCGTGCTGTTACGAGGTCACCTCATGCTGTTTTGGCCACCGATCCATCATCTCAG CAGCTTGTAGAgaaattcaacctggatggaaATGTTGAATTACAG GTTGAAGTAAGTAACCCAACATCAGGATATGTGGCAGTGGTAAATATTCAAGTAACAAGCAGTGGAGACAACTTTGTTCTACATTGGGGAGCTGTAAAATCTCAAAACAA AAAGTGGATATTGCCGCAGCGTCGTCCAGCTGGAACCATGGTGTATCAGAATCAAGCACTTAGGAGTCCTTTTGTGAAA TCCGGATCAAATGCAGTCCTGAAATTAGAGATAGATGATCCTTCAATACAAGCTCTGGAGTTTCTTATTTTTGATGAATCCCAAAATAAATG GTACAAGAACAATGGCGGAAATATTCGTGTTAAATTGCCAGCAAGAGAATCAAGGACAAAAAGTGTTTCAGTTCCTGAGGATCTTGTGCAAATTCAGGCATATTTGAGGTGGGAAAGGAAGGGAAAACCAGTTTATACCCCAGAACAAGAGAAG GATGAGTATGAGGCTGCTCGGTTGGAGCTGTTTGAAGAAATAGCCCGGGGTTCTTCAACACAGGACCTTCGAACAAAGTTAACAAGCAAAAATGATATTAGCGAGAGCGAGGATAAAATTGTTTCAGGAAAAAAGAGCAATATTCCGGATGATCTTGTTCAAATACAAGCGTATGTAAGATGGGAGAAAGCAGGCAAGCCAAACTATTCTGCAGAACAGCAACTA AAAGAATTTGAAGAAGCAAGAGAAGAGTTGCAGGTCGAGCTAGACAATGGATCTTCCCTTGAGGACATACGAAAGAAGATAGTCAAAGGAGAGATAAAAACTCAAGTTGCTAGGCAACTGGCGAGAAAGAAATTTTTCATGGTAGAACGAATTCAACGCAAGAAAAGGGATGTAATGCAGCTTCTGACTAAGTTTTCCTCTGAGCCAAAAGTGCAAAAGGCCTCCTCAGAACCACAAATACTCTCTGCAGTTCAACAGTTTGCAAGGGAAAAGGAGAATCACATTGCTGACTCTGTCTTGAGCAAAACAACTTATAAGCTTGCTGATAAGGAACTTCTG GTGCTTGTAGCAAATCCCTCTGGAAAGACGAAAGTTTATCTGGCAACGGATCTTCCGGAATCTACTGTTCTTCATTGGGCTTTATCTGAAAGACCTGGGCAATGGGCT GCTCCTCCTTCAAGCGTACTGCCGGCTGATTCAGTTTCTTTGAGTAAGGCTGCCGAAACAAAATTTTCAACCAATTCTGTTGATAATCAACCTTACAAG GTCCAATTGTTAGAGATCGCGATTGATGATGAAAAATTTGTGGGGATGCCATTTGTTCTTTTTTCTGATGGGAAATGGATAAATAACAGTGGGTCAGATTTTTACATCGACTTTAGAGCTGAATCTAAGAAGGTTGAAAAG GATGCTGGGGATGGCAGAGGGACATCAAAAGCTCTGTTAGGTAAAATAGCAAAATTAGAGAGTGAAGCACAAAAGTCCTTTATGCATCG ATTCAATATTGCAGCAGACTTGATGGAAGAGGCAACAAATGCCGGTGAACTCGGTCTTGCTGCGATTCTCGTGTGGATGAGATTCATGGCTACTAGACAACTCATATGGAACAAAAATTACAATGTAAAACCACG TGAGATAAGCAAAGCTCAGGATAGGCTTACGGATTTGCTGCAGAAAGTCTACAGAAGTCATCCACAATATTGTGAAATTTTACGTATGATTATGTCTACTGTTGGTCGTGGAGGTGAAGGTGATGTTGGGCAACGTATAAGGGATGAAATTTTAGTCATTCAG AGAAACAATGAGTGCAAGGGTGGGATGATGGAGGAATGGCACCAAAAGCTACACAATAACACTAGTCCAGATGATGTTGTTATCTGTCAG GCATTGATTGACTATATTAAGAGTGACTTTGACATTAGTATTTATTGGAAGACCTTAAAGGATAATGGGATAACAAAAGAGCGCCTTCTTGGTTATGACCGTGGCATCCACAGTGAACCAAATTTTAGAAGAGATCAGAAGGATGGACTGTTGCGTGATCTTCAAAATTACATGAGAACTCTGAAG GCAGTTCATTCAGGGGCGGATCTAGAGGCTGCTATAGCAAATTGTATGGGATACAGAGCTGAG GGAGAAGGATTCATGGTTGGAGTGAAGATAAACCCAGTCCCGGGCCTGCCATCCGGATTTCAG GAACTTCTTCAATTTATTCTGGTGAatattgaagagaaaaatgTTGAAGCCCTTCTCGAG GGATTGCTAGAAGCTCGGGAGGAGCTTAGACCGATGCTTTCCCAATCCAACGAACGGCTTAGGGATCTTATATTCCTGGATATTGCCCTTGATTCTGCAGTTAGGACAGCTGTCGAACGTGGATATGAAGAACTGAGCAATGCAAGTCCTGAG AAAATCATGTACTTCATCTCTCTAGTTGTTGAAAACCTTGCGCTTTCAGTGGACAATAATGAGGACCTTATTTACTGCTTGAAG GGTTGGAATCTAGCTTTGAGCATGTTGAAGTCCAGCGATGATCACTGGGCATTGTTTGCCAAATCAGTCCTTGACAGAACAAGGCTTGCACTTGCAGGCAAGGCCGAGTCATATCATCAACTACTGCAACCATCTGCTGAGTATCTAGGTGCCCTGCTTGGCGTGGATCAGGGGGCA GTCGATATTTTTACTGAAGAAATTATTCGAGGTGGGTCAGCTGCTTCATTGTCATCCCTTGTTAATAGACTTGATCCGATTCTCCGACAAACCGCCCATCTAGGAAG CTGGCAGGTCATTAGCCCCATTGAAGCTATTGGATATGTTGTTGTGGTTGATGAGTTGCTGTCTGTCCAGAACAAATCTTTCTCAAAACCTACAATTTTGGTGGCCAAATCTGTTAGAGGGGAGGAAGAAATTCCTGATGGTGCTGTGGCAGTACTGACCCCAGATATGCCTGATGTTCTATCCCATGTTTCTGTTCGGGCAAGGAATAGCAAG GTTTGTTTCGCCACGTGCTTTGATTCCAATATATTGGCTGATATCCAGGCAAAGGAAGGAAAGTTATTACTCTTAAAACCTTCATCTGCAGATGTAGTATACAG TGAGATGCAAGAGGATGATCTAGAAAGTCCAGCTGacaccaaaattgtttcttctgCACCACTTGTGGCTTTGGTTAGAAAGCAATTTGTGGGAAGATATGCAATACGTTCTGAGGAATTTTCCAGTGATATG GTTGGAGCCAAATCACGCAATATTGCTCATCTTAAAGTGGAAGTGCCGAGTTGGATCAATGTTCCAACTTCGGTTGCCCTGCCATTTGGTGTCTTTGAAACAGTCCTTTCAGATTATTTGAACGAG GTAGTGGCTACTAAGTTGCAAGTTCTAAAAACAAGATTAGAAGGAGGAGATTTCAGTGCACTTGGTGAAATTAGAAACACGGTTCTTGAACTTTCAGCTCCACCTCAGTTG GTCAAAGAGCTTAAAGATGTGATGCAACTGTCTGACATGCCTTGGCCTGGTGATGAAGGTTCACAAAGATGGGAACAAGCATGGATGGCCATAAAGAAG GTATGGGCTTCTAAATGGAACGAGAGGGCATACTTCAGCACGAGAAAAGTGAAACTTGATCATGACTATCTTTGCATGGCTGTCCTTGTCCAagaaataataaatgctgattATGCATTTGTTATCCACACTACTAATCCGTCTTCTGGGGATTCATCAGAAATATATGCCGAG GTGGTTAAGGGGCTTGGAGAAACGCTGGTGGGAGCATATCCAGGCCGTGCTTTGAGCTTTATTTGCAAGAAAAATGATCTCAATTCTCCTCAG GTTTTGGGTTACCCCAGCAAACCTGTTGGCCTTTTTATAAAGCGATCTATGATATTCAGATCAGATTCGAATGGTGAAGATCTAGAAGGTTATGCTGGCGCTGGGCTTTATGACAG TGTGCCAATGGATGAAGAGGAAGAAGTAAAGCTTGATTACTCATCTGATCCATTGATTGTTGATAAAGACTTCCGGCATACAATCCTCAGCAGCATAGCCCAAGCAGGAAGTACTATTGAGGGTATTTACGGATCTGCACAAGACGTTGAAGGTGTCGTTAAGGACGGTAAGATTTACATTGTCCAAACGAGGCCTCAGATGTGA